From one Phycodurus eques isolate BA_2022a chromosome 6, UOR_Pequ_1.1, whole genome shotgun sequence genomic stretch:
- the cp110 gene encoding uncharacterized protein cp110 isoform X1 — translation MPQPTHKGGCHVEHHENQHPSQPSSFNSANPCSVSFGDVTHAIIENTTGLSGSLDIRSVSHCPQGTNNTTDFFLPKTSKTMAKMSDIISYPPIDGEELERSGQESSFSHDFLAKSDSSCSVVPEDSIRSDNFPEYQSENGQMDIAESQDNIPPSAVLSMKERPKIRHVVVPVPFLDSCSSSNILELPQTPSIDCFCADQLIQSNRGNTESMNTQRPQTQSKSPNRPSLQDLLRKSQEYRRQQRLLRNQAKNARIQERAQEQPRVEEKSLSDKENNEFHDKSKEGIKTKQKSFFKTINTTCQKSDKNKLVFLDELVSKKANHDSERVSDQITLPYQQPLSQLQTQEVYHLTSDQTTTDPFTSVEGRGIFHSIPVPNFCQSPVYSKGSSSLPDGADNLRGTVLLSSSPNESHKADEKHNIGLQSDAPSAIVKSSQHINQLESCLSNLKELISDLGSSLVQLEGKWEDRPDEGNVVKQYQRNNEGTKGQSLESCRSMLGNTDELNNSRKDNFLSILQDKGKEGEIRKAQSDQHLYRSGHNQ, via the coding sequence ATGCCTCAACCAACTCACAAGGGAGGGTGCCATGTTGAGCATCATGAAAACCAACATCCCTCTCAACCAAGCTCCTTTAATAGTGCGAATCCCTGCTCTGTATCCTTTGGCGATGTGACTCATGCCATTATAGAAAACACCACCGGTCTTTCAGGAAGTCTTGATATAAGGAGTGTTAGCCATTGCCCACAAGGAACTAATAATACAACTGACTTTTTCCTTCCCAAGACCTCAAAGACAATGGCCAAAATGTCAGATATCATTAGCTACCCTCCCATAGATGGAGAGGAATTGGAGAGAAGTGGACAAGAGTCATCCTTTTCTCATGATTTTCTCGCAAAGAGTGACAGTAGTTGTTCCGTAGTTCCGGAGGATTCAATCAGAAGTGATAATTTTCCTGAATACCAAAGTGAAAATGGTCAAATGGACATTGCTGAGAGTCAAGATAATATTCCCCCCTCTGCTGTACTTAGCATGAAGGAACGCCCCAAAATTAGGCATGTGGTGGTCCCCGTCCCCTTTTTGGACAGCTGTAGCTCTTCAAACATTCTTGAGCTACCTCAAACACCAAGCATTGATTGTTTTTGTGCTGATCAGCTTATTCAAAGCAATCGAGGAAATACCGAATCTATGAACACGCAAAGACCCCAAACACAATCAAAGTCTCCCAATCGGCCAAGCCTCCAGGACCTGCTGAGAAAATCTCAGGAGTATCGCCGGCAACAGCGCTTGCTTAGGAACCAAGCCAAAAATGCTAGAATCCAGGAGCGAGCACAAGAACAACCAAGAGTGGAGGAGAAGAGCCTCTCTGATAAGGAGAACAATGAATTTCACGATAAAAGTAAAGAGGGGATAAAAACTAAACAGAAGagctttttcaaaacaattaatACTACCTGCCAAAAATCTGATAAAAACAAACTAGTGTTTCTGGATGAGTTGGTCAGCAAAAAGGCAAACCATGATTCTGAAAGAGTATCTGACCAAATCACCCTTCCTTACCAACAGCCGTTGTCGCAATTACAAACTCAAGAAGTCTATCACCTGACCAGTGATCAGACAACCACAGACCCATTTACTTCTGTGGAAGGGCGTGGAATCTTTCACTCTATCCCAGTGCCTAATTTCTGCCAGAGTCCTGTTTACAGTAAGGGCTCCAGTAGTTTACCCGATGGAGCAGATAACCTCAGGGGGACCGTTCTGCTTAGTTCAAGCCCGAATGAAAGCCACAAGGCTGATGAAAAACATAACATTGGACTGCAAAGTGATGCACCAAGCGCAATAGTCAAGAGTTCACAGCACATTAACCAGCTAGAATCCTGCCTCTCCAACTTAAAAGAACTGATCTCTGATCTAGGGTCATCACTTGTTCAACTTGAAGGAAAATGGGAGGATAGGCCTGATGAGGGCAATGTCGTAAAGCAATACCAAAGGAACAATGAGGGTACAAAAGGACAATCACTTGAGTCTTGCAGAAGCATGCTCGGAAACACAGACGAACTAAACAACAGCAGAAAAGACAATTTTCTGTCAATCCTGCAGGATAAAGGAAAAGAAGGTGAAATCAGAAAAGCTCAGTCTGATCAACACCTTTACCGTTCAGGGCATAATCAATGA